The following coding sequences lie in one Anoplolepis gracilipes chromosome 4, ASM4749672v1, whole genome shotgun sequence genomic window:
- the Sip1 gene encoding septin interacting protein 1 isoform X1, with translation MSEDEVESFEITDYDLDNEFNIGRPRRKLSKKQQMLGIWADDSDEDELSARPSFKTFNKGPKNYTAPVSFVAGGIQQAGKPKDKEDDDDKEDEEETRESQTKLHSDSSSEDERPNSSKSRPSFSLNLDCDIAGLRKKRNQVNPSLMKSGMGSWEVHTKGIGAKLLLQMGFEPGKGLGKQLQGISTPVEAHLRRGRGAIGAYGPEKVPKIPEKKKDEDGDEAKDSKSKVSQWRKGDNSNKKKVRYCYRSVDQVLEDGKLKPNRKVPMSSDISRVKVIDMTGPEQRILSGYHAIAGGQQCPDETVTTSDKKSKVNFAMPELQHNLNLLVDMCEQDIIQNDRRMRHLNDRVVALEAEKKNLSKVVDQHGQLIDTLENVLVIVDRLMNETNELSLQETAEAFKNLQDNYYEEYKMYEVGELASSFVAPKIKDCLLSWNPLLQPKQPIKLFEQWKCILENGTSSTTLQTRTMHPYDQLVWNAWMPSIRGAIQQWTCRQPDPLIELIEHWMPLLPNWILENILDILVLPKLTLEVEEWNPLTDTVPIHTWIHPWLPLLRNRLDTLIYPIIRRKLGSALGGWHPSDRSARLMLQPWAEVFAKGDMEAFLVKNILPKLQIVLNEFVINPHQQHIDPWNWVYEWKELIPVHIMAGLLDKGFFPKWLHVLAVWLNHSPNFDQVSAWFMGWKSMFSDKLLAEPVIKEHFKKALDMMNRSVSGSQNHQPGALEQVSYLTNLERTQPTMSQMASIAQPRMERLAEAMRTASQIPQGFKDLIQKKCEERGILFMPIPNRYKEAKQVYKVGNVQAYIDGNVLFVCHNGTNWLPTNLNALLDMSDL, from the exons ATGTCTGAAGACGAAGTGGAAAGCTTTGAAATTACCGATTATGATTTAGATAACGAATTTAACATTGGTCGTCCCCGACGCAAGCTTTCGAAGAAGCAACAAATGCTAG GAATATGGGCAGATGACAGCGATGAAGATGAATTATCTGCTAGGCCATCTTTTAAGACTTTTAACAAGGGTCCTAAAAATTATACAGCACCAGTCAGTTTTGTTGCTGGTGGTATTCAACAAGCAGGGAAACCAAAGGATAAGGAAGATGATGACGACAAGGAAGATGAAGAAGAAACACGAGAATCTCAAACAAAACTTCATAGTGATTCTAG ctCAGAAGATGAAAGACCAAATAGTTCAAAATCAcgtccctctttctctttaaatctAGATTGCGATATCGCGGGTCTGCGTAAAAAACGTAATCAAGTAAATCCATCATTAATGAAAAGTGGAATGGGTAGTTGGGAAGTACATACAAAGGGCATTGgtgctaaattattattacag atggGATTTGAACCTGGGAAAGGTTTGGGTAAACAGCTACAAGGAATAAGCACCCCAGTGGAAGCACATTTAAGAAGGGGAAGAGGTGCGATTGGTGCATATGGGCCAGAAAAGGTACCAAAAAttccagaaaaaaagaaagatgaagATGGAGACGAAGCAAAAGATTCCAAATCAAAAGTATCTCAATGGCGAAAGGGCGATAacagtaataaaaagaaagttagATACTGTTATAGAAGTGTAGATCAGGTTTTAGAAGATGGAAAGTTGAAACCTAATAGAAAGGTTCCAATGTCTAGTGATATAAGCAGAGTTAAAGTTATCGATATGACAGGACCAGAGCAAAGAATTCTTAGTGGATATCATGCGATAGCTGGTGGTCAGCAATGTCCCGATGAGACTGTGACTACGTCTGATAAGAAATCTAAGGTGAATTTTGCTATGCCCGAATTGcagcataatttaaatttactcgtGGATATGTGCGAGCAAGATATTATACAAAACGATCGACGAATGAGgcatttaaatgacagagtgGTTGCTTTAGAAGCGgaaaagaagaatttatcGAAAGTTGTGGATCAACATGGTCAATTAATTGATACCTTAGAAAATGTGCTCGTGATTGTGGACAGGTTAATGAATGAAACAAACGAATTGTCTCTGCAAGAAACTGCGgaagcttttaaaaatttgcaagacAATTACTATGAGGAGTACAAAATGTACGAAGTCGGTGAATTGGCCAGCAGTTTTGTGGcaccaaaaataaaagattgctTGCTCAGTTGGAATCCACTTTTGCAACCAAAACAACcaatcaaattatttgaacAATGGAAGTGTATTTTGGAGAATGGAACTAGTAGTACTACACTCCAAACACGGACTATGCATCCGTACGATCAATTAGTATGGAACGCGTGGATGCCATCAATTAGAGGAGCCATACA GCAGTGGACGTGCAGGCAGCCTGATCCTCTGATTGAACTAATAGAACATTGGATGCCATTATTGCCAAACtggattttagaaaatatattagatatattagtTTTGCCCAAATTGACATTGGAAGTGGAAGAATGGAATCCTCTTACAGACACTGTACCCATCCATACATGGATTCATCCTTGGTTGCCattattac GAAATCGTTTGGATACTTTAATTTATCCAATAATACGCAGAAAGCTTGGATCTGCATTAGGAGGTTGGCATCCATCGGATAGATCTGCTAGATTAATGCTGCAACCTTGGGCAGAAGTATTTGCCAAGGGGGATATGGAAGCGTTTTTAGTCAAAAACATTCTACCAAAATTgcaaatagttttaaatgaatttgttataaatcCACATCAACAGCATATAGACCCATGGAATTGGGTATACGAGTGGAAGGAGCTGATCCCTGTTCATATCATGGCAGGGTTACTCGACAAAGGCTTTTTTCCGAAATGGTTGCATGTTTTGGCAGTATGGCTGAATCATTCACCCAATTTTGATCAAGTGTCAGCTTGGTTTATGGGTTGGAAAAGTATGTTCAGCGATAAGTTATTGGCGGAACCAGTCATAAAAG AGCATTTCAAGAAAGCATTGGACATGATGAATAGGTCCGTCAGCGGGTCACAAAATCATCAACCTGGTGCACTGGAACAGGTTTCGTATCTAACAAACCTAGAGAGAACTCAACCGACAATGTCACAAATGGCATCAATCGCTCAGCCAAGAATGGAG AGACTCGCAGAGGCAATGCGAACAGCTTCACAAATTCCACAAGGTTTCAAAGATCttatacaaaagaaatgcGAAGAGAGgggtatattatttatgcctATCCCAAATAGATATAAAGAAGCCAAGCAAGTATATAAAGTGGGAAACGTTCAGGCATATATCGATGGCAACGTCTTATTTGTATGTCACAATGGGACAAATTGGTTGCCGACAAATTTAAATGCCTTGCTAGATATGTCTGATCTTTAA
- the Sip1 gene encoding septin interacting protein 1 isoform X2, whose amino-acid sequence MWLDFYLDVLVKPLSMELFLMVLWFLIVTKRPDIVDQKNRVQSVSTRQLLTQYDYVIIGGGSAGAVLANRLSEDENCTVLLLEAGADEEVLSDVPNNIRILDHTASNWNYKTEPSSNYCLAINNHQCYWSRGKVLGGTSVVNAMLYVRGNRKDYDYWAALGNTGWDYDSVLPYFKKSEDIRATGIWADDSDEDELSARPSFKTFNKGPKNYTAPVSFVAGGIQQAGKPKDKEDDDDKEDEEETRESQTKLHSDSSSEDERPNSSKSRPSFSLNLDCDIAGLRKKRNQVNPSLMKSGMGSWEVHTKGIGAKLLLQMGFEPGKGLGKQLQGISTPVEAHLRRGRGAIGAYGPEKVPKIPEKKKDEDGDEAKDSKSKVSQWRKGDNSNKKKVRYCYRSVDQVLEDGKLKPNRKVPMSSDISRVKVIDMTGPEQRILSGYHAIAGGQQCPDETVTTSDKKSKVNFAMPELQHNLNLLVDMCEQDIIQNDRRMRHLNDRVVALEAEKKNLSKVVDQHGQLIDTLENVLVIVDRLMNETNELSLQETAEAFKNLQDNYYEEYKMYEVGELASSFVAPKIKDCLLSWNPLLQPKQPIKLFEQWKCILENGTSSTTLQTRTMHPYDQLVWNAWMPSIRGAIQQWTCRQPDPLIELIEHWMPLLPNWILENILDILVLPKLTLEVEEWNPLTDTVPIHTWIHPWLPLLRNRLDTLIYPIIRRKLGSALGGWHPSDRSARLMLQPWAEVFAKGDMEAFLVKNILPKLQIVLNEFVINPHQQHIDPWNWVYEWKELIPVHIMAGLLDKGFFPKWLHVLAVWLNHSPNFDQVSAWFMGWKSMFSDKLLAEPVIKEHFKKALDMMNRSVSGSQNHQPGALEQVSYLTNLERTQPTMSQMASIAQPRMERLAEAMRTASQIPQGFKDLIQKKCEERGILFMPIPNRYKEAKQVYKVGNVQAYIDGNVLFVCHNGTNWLPTNLNALLDMSDL is encoded by the exons ATGTGGCTTGATTTTTACCTAGATGTGCTGGTCAAACCATTGTCTATGGAATTATTTCTGATGGTGCTGTGGTTTCTTATTGTTACTAAGCGTCCGGATATAGTAGACCAGAAGAATCGCGTGCAATCGGTATCAACGCGACAACTGTTAACTCAGTatgattatgtaataattggCGGAGGATCTGCTGGTGCTGTGCTAGCCAACCGATTATCTGAAGATGAAAATTGTACCGTACTTTTGCTCGAAGCTGGTGCCGACGAGGAGGTCTTGTCCGATGTGCCAaacaatattagaatattggATCATACAGCCTCGAATTGGAATTATAAAACGGAACCGTCATCTAATTACTGCTTGGCGATAAATAATCATCAGTGCTATTGGTCACGTGGAAAG GTGCTGGGTGGTACCAGCGTTGTAAATGCAATGCTTTACGTACGCGGTAACAGAAAGGACTACGATTATTGGGCGGCTCTTGGTAATACTGGATGGGATTACGACAGTGTCTTgccatattttaaaaaatctgaggATATTAGAGC CACAGGAATATGGGCAGATGACAGCGATGAAGATGAATTATCTGCTAGGCCATCTTTTAAGACTTTTAACAAGGGTCCTAAAAATTATACAGCACCAGTCAGTTTTGTTGCTGGTGGTATTCAACAAGCAGGGAAACCAAAGGATAAGGAAGATGATGACGACAAGGAAGATGAAGAAGAAACACGAGAATCTCAAACAAAACTTCATAGTGATTCTAG ctCAGAAGATGAAAGACCAAATAGTTCAAAATCAcgtccctctttctctttaaatctAGATTGCGATATCGCGGGTCTGCGTAAAAAACGTAATCAAGTAAATCCATCATTAATGAAAAGTGGAATGGGTAGTTGGGAAGTACATACAAAGGGCATTGgtgctaaattattattacag atggGATTTGAACCTGGGAAAGGTTTGGGTAAACAGCTACAAGGAATAAGCACCCCAGTGGAAGCACATTTAAGAAGGGGAAGAGGTGCGATTGGTGCATATGGGCCAGAAAAGGTACCAAAAAttccagaaaaaaagaaagatgaagATGGAGACGAAGCAAAAGATTCCAAATCAAAAGTATCTCAATGGCGAAAGGGCGATAacagtaataaaaagaaagttagATACTGTTATAGAAGTGTAGATCAGGTTTTAGAAGATGGAAAGTTGAAACCTAATAGAAAGGTTCCAATGTCTAGTGATATAAGCAGAGTTAAAGTTATCGATATGACAGGACCAGAGCAAAGAATTCTTAGTGGATATCATGCGATAGCTGGTGGTCAGCAATGTCCCGATGAGACTGTGACTACGTCTGATAAGAAATCTAAGGTGAATTTTGCTATGCCCGAATTGcagcataatttaaatttactcgtGGATATGTGCGAGCAAGATATTATACAAAACGATCGACGAATGAGgcatttaaatgacagagtgGTTGCTTTAGAAGCGgaaaagaagaatttatcGAAAGTTGTGGATCAACATGGTCAATTAATTGATACCTTAGAAAATGTGCTCGTGATTGTGGACAGGTTAATGAATGAAACAAACGAATTGTCTCTGCAAGAAACTGCGgaagcttttaaaaatttgcaagacAATTACTATGAGGAGTACAAAATGTACGAAGTCGGTGAATTGGCCAGCAGTTTTGTGGcaccaaaaataaaagattgctTGCTCAGTTGGAATCCACTTTTGCAACCAAAACAACcaatcaaattatttgaacAATGGAAGTGTATTTTGGAGAATGGAACTAGTAGTACTACACTCCAAACACGGACTATGCATCCGTACGATCAATTAGTATGGAACGCGTGGATGCCATCAATTAGAGGAGCCATACA GCAGTGGACGTGCAGGCAGCCTGATCCTCTGATTGAACTAATAGAACATTGGATGCCATTATTGCCAAACtggattttagaaaatatattagatatattagtTTTGCCCAAATTGACATTGGAAGTGGAAGAATGGAATCCTCTTACAGACACTGTACCCATCCATACATGGATTCATCCTTGGTTGCCattattac GAAATCGTTTGGATACTTTAATTTATCCAATAATACGCAGAAAGCTTGGATCTGCATTAGGAGGTTGGCATCCATCGGATAGATCTGCTAGATTAATGCTGCAACCTTGGGCAGAAGTATTTGCCAAGGGGGATATGGAAGCGTTTTTAGTCAAAAACATTCTACCAAAATTgcaaatagttttaaatgaatttgttataaatcCACATCAACAGCATATAGACCCATGGAATTGGGTATACGAGTGGAAGGAGCTGATCCCTGTTCATATCATGGCAGGGTTACTCGACAAAGGCTTTTTTCCGAAATGGTTGCATGTTTTGGCAGTATGGCTGAATCATTCACCCAATTTTGATCAAGTGTCAGCTTGGTTTATGGGTTGGAAAAGTATGTTCAGCGATAAGTTATTGGCGGAACCAGTCATAAAAG AGCATTTCAAGAAAGCATTGGACATGATGAATAGGTCCGTCAGCGGGTCACAAAATCATCAACCTGGTGCACTGGAACAGGTTTCGTATCTAACAAACCTAGAGAGAACTCAACCGACAATGTCACAAATGGCATCAATCGCTCAGCCAAGAATGGAG AGACTCGCAGAGGCAATGCGAACAGCTTCACAAATTCCACAAGGTTTCAAAGATCttatacaaaagaaatgcGAAGAGAGgggtatattatttatgcctATCCCAAATAGATATAAAGAAGCCAAGCAAGTATATAAAGTGGGAAACGTTCAGGCATATATCGATGGCAACGTCTTATTTGTATGTCACAATGGGACAAATTGGTTGCCGACAAATTTAAATGCCTTGCTAGATATGTCTGATCTTTAA